A single genomic interval of Spirosoma taeanense harbors:
- a CDS encoding class I SAM-dependent methyltransferase, with protein MSDQTAQERARMPTGCNPVLERRTVENGNRNLLKYLRPGLSVLDVGCGTGAITRSMARLVGPTGHVLGIDPNADLIAQARQQATDLPGLAFQQADIYAFDTTEQFDLVTCARTLQWLARPREALLRMKQLVKPGGYLAVLDFNHEKIRWTPEPPSAMQTFYRAFLQWRQDAGFDNAIADHLQELMTGIGLEAIRVDDQSEVAQRSDPDFNVTSRLWAEVAELRGPQLVKAGYLTEDERLRAIADYDEWIASAGESMTVYLLAVEAQRTL; from the coding sequence ATGTCAGATCAGACTGCGCAGGAGCGCGCCCGAATGCCCACCGGATGCAATCCTGTACTGGAGCGAAGAACCGTTGAAAATGGGAACCGTAACCTCCTGAAATACCTCCGGCCAGGTCTTTCGGTGCTCGATGTGGGATGCGGTACGGGTGCCATTACGCGCAGCATGGCGCGGCTGGTCGGGCCAACGGGCCACGTGTTGGGGATTGACCCCAATGCCGACCTGATTGCGCAGGCTCGTCAGCAGGCCACCGACCTGCCCGGACTGGCTTTTCAGCAGGCCGACATTTACGCCTTTGACACGACGGAGCAGTTCGATCTGGTGACTTGCGCCCGCACCCTGCAATGGCTGGCTCGTCCACGCGAAGCGCTGTTGCGCATGAAGCAGCTGGTAAAACCGGGCGGGTATCTGGCCGTCCTCGACTTCAATCACGAGAAGATACGCTGGACGCCCGAGCCACCCTCTGCCATGCAGACGTTTTACCGGGCGTTTCTGCAATGGCGGCAGGATGCGGGATTTGATAACGCCATCGCCGACCATCTTCAGGAACTGATGACCGGAATTGGTCTGGAGGCCATACGAGTTGACGATCAGTCGGAGGTGGCGCAACGTTCTGATCCGGATTTTAACGTAACAAGCCGACTGTGGGCCGAGGTCGCCGAACTGCGTGGCCCGCAGCTGGTAAAGGCCGGTTATCTCACCGAAGACGAACGACTGCGGGCCATCGCCGACTATGATGAGTGGATCGCCAGCGCGGGCGAGTCGATGACGGTGTATCTCCTCGCCGTAGAGGCACAGCGTACGTTATAA
- a CDS encoding hybrid sensor histidine kinase/response regulator: MKPQLLIIEDELQIRENLAELLTLQGFSVEAAADGRAGIIQAMQSQPDLILCDVMMPELDGYQVLEAIRTDRALRTVPFIFLTAKAEAIDLRRGMSLGADDYLFKPFTNEDLVQAIESRLQREKNRASDLQFQLDRYLANLGRVSLHEHNTPLAGIMGLINLMKDGLGSFDKDETQSMLEMMMVCSLRLKRTLDNERLTNQLIRLDSRSAAYESFSTGSSMVFEPLVQQIYKSIRREHELKLSAQITVAAAPIQISAQNLTKILEELIDNAIKFSVPRCEIEVTGQQTEKQYILTVTNWGREFKAEDIAYIAPYTQFDRLYYEQQGSGLGLFIAKKLVELNRGQLTIASSASGPTQVTVRLPLTVET; encoded by the coding sequence TTGAAACCGCAGTTATTAATCATTGAAGATGAACTACAGATTCGGGAGAATTTAGCCGAACTCCTGACCCTGCAGGGCTTTTCGGTTGAGGCAGCCGCTGATGGGCGGGCAGGCATTATTCAGGCGATGCAGTCGCAACCCGATTTGATCCTGTGCGACGTAATGATGCCTGAACTCGACGGCTACCAGGTTCTGGAAGCCATTCGGACCGATCGCGCTTTACGTACAGTTCCGTTTATTTTTCTGACGGCCAAAGCTGAAGCGATCGATCTGCGCAGAGGTATGTCGCTCGGTGCCGACGATTACCTGTTTAAGCCATTCACCAATGAAGATTTGGTGCAGGCAATTGAAAGCCGGTTGCAGCGCGAGAAAAACCGGGCTTCCGATCTGCAATTTCAGCTGGATAGATATCTGGCGAACCTCGGGCGGGTATCACTGCATGAACACAACACGCCCCTGGCCGGCATTATGGGGCTAATCAATCTGATGAAGGACGGACTTGGCTCGTTCGATAAGGACGAAACCCAGTCCATGCTGGAGATGATGATGGTTTGTAGCCTTCGCCTGAAACGAACGCTGGACAATGAACGGCTAACGAACCAGCTAATCCGGTTAGACAGCCGATCAGCAGCTTATGAGTCATTCTCTACCGGTAGCTCGATGGTGTTCGAGCCATTGGTCCAGCAGATTTATAAGTCTATCCGCAGGGAACATGAACTGAAGCTCAGCGCCCAGATTACGGTAGCAGCCGCCCCTATCCAGATATCCGCCCAGAATCTGACCAAGATTCTGGAAGAGCTGATCGACAACGCGATAAAGTTCTCGGTTCCCCGCTGTGAGATTGAGGTAACAGGCCAACAAACGGAAAAGCAGTATATCCTCACGGTGACCAACTGGGGACGTGAATTTAAGGCCGAAGACATAGCCTATATTGCCCCCTATACGCAGTTCGACCGCCTATATTATGAACAGCAGGGCTCGGGACTAGGCCTGTTTATTGCCAAAAAGCTGGTTGAACTCAACCGGGGCCAGTTAACCATTGCCAGCTCGGCTTCTGGCCCAACGCAGGTTACGGTTCGGCTTCCTCTAACTGTCGAAACATAA